The Halodesulfovibrio marinisediminis DSM 17456 genomic interval CTCAGGAATTCACTTGCGGTGGCGGCAGCTCTCACGGTTGCGGCAACCACTAGAAGAAAATTGCATCAGGTATGGAGCGGTAGTGTTCCTCGGCTGGGGAAACAGCGCTGCAAATTCGGATTCCGAGTTTGCATTTCCTGCCCACGGATATGTCTTCCATTCACTCCAGATCTATTTGCAACACCTGCGATGGGAACATCGCGCAACTACCGGGGCATTCGTTCGATACATGGATATTCTCTGCTGACAGTCATTGCTGCACGGCACCGCGCCAACGCAATCTTTTGTTGCCAGCAGAGGCTCTTTTCTTGATATACTGATTCTATCCGGTAGTATTGCAACAGAAAAACGAGATGTTTATCATCTCGTTTTTCTGCGTTTGGGGGACAGCATATTTTTTACTGTGTCCAGTCATATGTCCTTCTGTCTATCTTTCCTTGCTGTTCTTGCTTTCAGTGCTTATATCCCTTGCGGTGCAGGGCGTTGAATCCTGCCATTTTGTTGAGAGCAAGGAGACTCCGGTGTTTATCCCTTTGGATACGTGTACAGATGAATTTTCTAAAGAAGCAGCTGCGTTCGGGTATTGTGCTACATGCGGTGTAACGCATTCGTTACCGTTCGGGGCAGCTAAGTTTTATGCTCGTCAACTACGCGAGCAGCTTGAAATCAAAGGTGATATGCTTCTTCCTGTACCCGATGGCGTTGAAAATCAGCGGGAAATCCAGGCACAGCTCGATGGTCTTGCAGGGAACCCACGGTATAGCATGGACTACCTTTGGGGTATCGCATTGGGGCAGATGCTCGGTGTTATGGTCTGCAAAAAACAGGATGGTACCATCGGGATTGTGCGGGCATTTTCAGGGCAGTATGACAGGTTATATGAGATACCAGGTTGGGCGCCGCCTGTAATGAACTTGGTACGCTATAATGAAGTGTACTCTGTTGGAAATAAAGTAGTTAATGAGTACACAGAACGGATTAATGCCGTCGCTCCTTCCGAAACATTACTTCTGCAACAGCTTAAGCGGGAACGCAAAGTCTGTTCGCGCTCATTAATGGATGAGTTGTACGACCTGTATGTTCTTGAAAACTTTAAGGGTGAAAGAAAAACGCTTAGAGATGTTTTTTATAGCAGGCATGGAATGCGTACCGGTACCGCGGATTGTTGTGCTCCGAAGCTCATCAACTATGCACAGCAACATCAGTTGACCCCGTTGGGTATTGCAGAATTTTTCTATGGGACTGAAAACAAATCGCAAACTAGGCAGCACGGTAATTTTTATGAGGCGTGCGAAGAAAAATGCCAGCCGATTCTCGGCTTTATGCTTTGCGGATTACCATAATTTTTTTGGATTGATACATGTTTGATAAATATGATGCATCGCATCTTACAATGGATGTTTTGTACGCAGATGATCATTGCGTTGTCGTTTACAAGCCTTCAGGGTTACTTTCCGTTCCTGGAAAAGGGCCGGAAAAGGCAGACTGTGTTGTAAGTCGCGTGCGTGAGATGTTTCCGGGATGTATTGAGCATCCAGAGGCGCATCGTCTAGATATGTCTACCTCAGGCATCCTTATTCTTGGTCTGACAATGGAAGCTAAGCGTAATTTGTCTACCGAGTTCCGTGAACGTCGCGTCGGGAAAAAGTATGAGGCCATTCTAGATGGTGAAGTTCGTGGGGAAAGCGGAACGATTGATTTGCCTCTGCGTCTGGACTGGTTTAACAGCCCTATCCGTATTTATGATCCGCTTCAGGGTAAGCGTTGTATTACCTTGTGGCAGAAATTGGATCACACAGACGGCAAAACTCGAATCGCTTTCGATCTTATTACCGGACGTACACACCAGTTGCGTGTACATTCTTCCCACAAGTTCGGTCTGGGATGTCCGATTGTTGGGGATAATTTGTACGGTACTCGTCATCCGGGGGAACGTCTTATGTTGCATTCCCGTTATTTAAAGATTGCGCACCCTGTTTCTGGTGAAATGATGGAGTTCGACAGAGCTCCGGACTTTTAGATCGGGAGCTGTTCTGCACTCTTTTTGAATATTGAAAATCTACGGCAGAGTTCAGGCTGTAGTAATGCTTCGGGAGGATATAAATGCTGACATTTAAGTGTGCTGCATGCCGCAGAAAGCTTTGGAAGTATTACAAGATAGGCAAAGGTGAAGTTGTCCGGTGTCACAAAGATAGAATTAAGAAAATTTTTGAGATAGACGAACGGGACGGTAAGGTCTTTTGTCTGTGCGGGCGTCCTATCGGAGTTGATAAAGAAGGACATTACAGAATGATCCGTAATGCCTGTACCTATTCTGGAACGAAAGAATCGAAGAAATAAAAAAAGGAAAGGTATCCCTTTCCTTTTTTTTATGACTAGTCAATTAGCCGCTAGGCGCTTTCTTCTTGTGCTTTTTTTAGAAGTTCAATGACACTCCCACGTTCCTGAGCAAGACGTTGCCATTTTTTCTTTTCTTTTTTGGTTGCTTCAATTGTATGAAGCAGGTCTCGAATTGTCTGTGCAGGGTAACCGTAGCTTGGCTGTTCTTTACGCAGTTCTTCATCATTGCGTTGGCGTAGTGCCTTCAGTTGATTAGCATTCAAAATCATAAGCACATCCTTTCAAATTGATGACATATTCACACACGGATTCCTGTTGAACAGGGATTGCAGTTAGAAAGTGCATAACAGATATCGGTTAAAAAGACATGGAGTCGTACATACGATGCCGTATGTTGCATGTTAAAATATCGGGGTAGTCCTGCCTGTACGCCTTTCGTCGTGTTGTGTTGTCTCAATCTGCCTAAAAAAGACTCATCGGCAACCAGTGTTTTATGACTGACTGCGCACGGGACTGTAATCTCATGGTGTCTCTAAGAGAACCATTATCATGAGTATATACTGCCTGTACTTTCAATAGTTATCAACCTTGGCAGGCTATATTCATATTTATTCTGCTGAACGTTTGTTCAGAGCAGCTCCTTCAATGCTTGAAGAATCGTATTCATCTGTTTTTTCACTCGGGATGGTATCTTTTGTTTTGGGCATGATTAAGCGTACTCCGCGCTCATAGAGTAGGTATTCGAATCCCCAGTTGATTAATACAATTAGCCTGTTACGGAATCCAATGAGGTATAGTAGGTGGATGATCAGCCAGGTTATCCATGCGAAGAATCCTGTAATTTTGAGTTTCCCCAGATGGACAACAGCGCTTGAGCGACCAATCGTCGCAAGGGAGCCTTTATCGAAGTAGGAGAACGGGGAAAGCTCCTTGTCTTCAAAAAAGTTTGCGAGGTTTTGTGCTGCCAGAGTCCCTTGCTGGATTGCGTTTGGAGCTACGGTGGGGCCTGGTATTAACTTGTCTCCATCCATTGGTAGCGCAATGTCTCCCGCAACAAAAACCTCCGGATGATCTGCAAGGTTTAATTCAGGAGTGGTGATGATACGTTTTGCCTTACCGAGCGGCATGCCCATGCGCTCTGCAACCTTGTTTCCACGGATACCTGCTGTCCATATAACGGTGCGTGTAGGGATGGCTTCTCCTGAGTTCAAGGTTACTTTGTCAACGTCCACCTGTACGACATGCTGCTTGTAACAACCTTGTACACCAAGTTTTTCAAGTTTTTTCATGGTATACATCTGTAGTTTCTCAGGAAATCCGGAAAGCGGTTCGTCTTCGCCTTCAATGAGAATGATTTTTATATCTTCTTTAGCTAATTCACTGAAATCTCTGCGTAGTGAAGTATGAACGAGCTCTGCCAGTGCCCCTACATATTCGATGCCGGTTGGGCCGCCGCCAACTACGGTAAAGGTGAGCAGTTGATTACGTAGGTCTGGATCCGATTCATATTGTGCATATTCAAAACAGGAAAGAATATGGTTACGTATATCTATCGCATCTTCTGCGTTTTTAAGTGAGAAGGCATATTTTTTTGCTCCGGGGACTCCGAAGAAATTGGTGACGCTTCCCAAAGCAATGATGAGCCCATCATACTTGATACGTCCCACATCAGTGATCAGAGCCTTATGGTCAAGATCAAGCCCTGTAACTTCTGCCATGCGAAATTCAACGTTGGGCATCTTGCGGAAGGTTCCGCGGAGCGGGTATGAGATTTGCTCTGGTTCCAGTCCTGCGGATGCAACTTGATAAAGTAACGGTTGGAATAGGTGGTAGTTGTTACGGTCAATTACTGTAACTTGGTATTGACCTTTTTTTCCGAGCTCTTTTGCTGCCCAGAGTCCGGCAAATCCGCCGCCTAATATAATGATGTGTTTACTCGTGCTGTTGTTTTTTGACATAAGTACACCATGATGCGGGAATGTTATCTTATGGTTATCAGGCTAGAATTGTAGCATATTAATTACGAGGCTCTTCCTACTATACCTATGTATGATTTTAGCAATAGTGTATAGAGTTTTTTACGATACTGAGGACTATTAATTATATCATATTTTAGATAGATTAGTTAAGTTGCATTGTGATTATTTATAGCAGGAGTTGCTTGTGGGAAAACTCAGTATTGACCTGCTTAAATCCGGTATGGTGCTTCAGGACGAAGTTCGGGGGATGAAGGGGAAACGTTTGTTTCCTGCCGGTGTTAAGTTGGATAACCAAAAGATTACAATTCTTAAAGCATGGGGAGTGGTTGAGGCTGATGTTGTAGGGGGTACACGTGAAAGTTCCCGACAGGCACAAATAGAAAAAGAGTCTGTTGCGGATGAAGCGCAGTTGCTTGCTAAGCGGCAGGCCACAGGTTCGACTCCTGTCAGGCGCACCATCACGTATAAGTGAGTTTAAAAAAGTTCTTATTCTACAAGGACTTTTTTTTATGGTTAACGAAATTTTAAGTAGTCATAGTTCTTGCTTTCACTTGTTTCAAGTAAAAAATCCGAACAAGGGGGACAAGATTATGAGACCTACTGTTGAAACCGCGTGGAACCTATATAAAGAACTAAAATTACCTTCTGTTCGCAAACCGAAAACTGACATCCGAGTATGGGAAATGCATATTGCTCCCTATTTAGGTGCCAAAGAATTGGATGCGGTCAAAAGCATTGATGTTCTTCGCCTTCGTGCTCAAATCGAAGCAAAACAGCTGAGTCCACAATCGGTACATCATGTTTTAGGGTTGCTTCGTCGAATCTTACGTAAGGCAATTCAATGGGAACTCTATTCAGGTCCGTTGCCAGTTTTTGAAATGCCTAAAGTTCAGAATGAGCGAACGCGGTTTCTTACGTTAAAAGAAGCAGCTGTTTTGCTTTCTGAGCTAAAACGGCGTTCCGATCTCTGGTACGACATTAGCCTTTTCGCACTTTCTACCGGTTTACGCTCCGGAGAAATCTTCCATTTACTTCCTGAACACATCAATCTTTCAGCAAAGACTGTTGCGATAGTAGATACAAAATCTGACAACAGAGTAGTGCCGCTTAATGATGCCGCACTTTCCATCGCTGAAGCCTATCTTGCCCGTAATACGGGGTCATATCTCTTTACGACTATCTACGGAAATAAAATTCAGTTTGCAGGAAAACTCTTTCGAAGAGCTGTTGAAACCTGCGGGCTAAACGACGGCATCCAAGATCGTCGTCAACGTGTCGTTTTTCATACCTTACGGCATACTTTTGCTTCATGGCTGGTTCAAGGAGGAACTCCTTTAGCCGTGGTGAGTCAGTTGCTTGGTCATAGTGATATTAAGATGACTTTGCGCTATGCACACCTAGCTCCTGAGCAAGGAAGAAAAGCTGTAAGTTACTTAAATGATTATCTCGATAATGTTTGTACGTCAACTGTGTTTTTATAGTTTTATAAGTTTCACGACTGTATACAAACCGTTCATAAGTGTACACGAAGTGTTCATTACTATGTACGAAGTGTTGCAGAGAGTGAAATAAAATTGATTTGAAGAATATGTGCATTGTTGTGCTATTCTTTTACACGGAGTCCGAAAGGCAGGACAGGTAAACTGCCCCCACTTTTAAAGTGGGGGAGTTTACTGCCTGCCACCGTAAAGGTGGAGAAGAACTTATTCGCCTATCGGCTCAACGTCTAAAAAACTCTGACTCATTTTTGAGTCACTCCCTTCTGAGCAGCTCATCATGCGCTGCAAGATCACACATCCTCCGACCGGAGAAAAATCATGAATAAGAAGCCAGCAGAAAAGGTAAGAAAAGTTCGTATTGAGTCTTACATCACTAAGGAAGAATATGAGAAGGTTGTGTCACTAGCTCAGCAGTGCGGTATCTCTGTGTCTGAACTCATACGAAGGCTTGCTCTTGGGCAAGAGCTCAACTCTAAAGTAGATAAGGAAGCTTTTTTAGATCTATTGAAGGTCAATGCAGACCTTGGTCGTCTAGGAGGCTTATTTAAGTTGGCGTTAACAGAGAATGTCAGAAAAGTGGCAAGCCATAGAGAACTTCGACGCATTCTGCATGAAATTGAAGAGCGGCAGGAAGAGCTGCGACAGCTTATTAAGTTAGTCGAAAAAGCAGTGCTTAAACGTAGCCTAAAAGGATCATCTGCATGATTTCAAAGAAGCAGCCCTCACCATCTCCGCAAAATGATAATTATGCTCGTTTGGCCAACTACATTGCAGATGCCTCCCATAAGGGGGAGAAGTGTATGGCTGTCTGGAGCGTTGGATGTATGGCTGGTGAAGATTTTCAGTTAGGCATATCTGAAGTTTTGGTAACACAAGCATGTAACGAGCGAACAAAGAAAGAAAAGACCTATCATTTGATTGTCTCTCTTCGCCCTGAAGACGAAAGCAAGCTTTCTGAGCAAGCTTTCAAAGACATTGAGAAGCAGTTTGCCGAGGTTTTGGGCTTTGAAGAGCACCAGCGTCATTGCGGGGTGCATACCAATACAAACAATCTTCATATGCATGTTGCTTACAACATGATTCACCCTGAAAAGAAAACAAGACATGAACCATATCGAGACTACTGGAAACGGGATAACTTGTGCCGTGAGCTTGAGCAAAAGTATAAACTTGCGCTAGATCCTGGACGTAAGCAGCGCCGTGAGTTTTTCCAATATGTTTCAAGTAGAAGTAAGAACTTTATGCCGGCAATAGAAAAAGCAAAGTCATGGGAGGATGTACATGGTGTAATGGCAAATTATGGACTTCAGCTTTCATGCAAAAAGGAAATTTCTATTACTCCGTTTGATCATTCAGGGATAGCCTACCGCATAAAAGGTTATGAACTTCATTCTGCTTTCAGAAAAGAAAGTTTGGAAGAGCGGTTAGGGCAATTTCAGGCAAAGAATAAATTTTATCCGGCACGGGAAGTGTTTGCTCCAAGTCGTTCGAAGGATAATGAGCAGAAGAACGACAAGGCTGACGCACTTGAAGCCTACACCGGCCAAGAAAGCTTTGATGGATACCTTAAGCGACATAAAGAGATTATCAATTCTGCACGAGTATCCGCATCATCTTGGCAGGAATTTCAAAATATTCTTCAGGACGAGTTAAGTATTACCATCAAGGAGCGCGGACGCGGTGCAGTCTTTGCCGATTTTGCAACAAGAGGGAAGAGTCAACCTCATGCAAAGTTGAGTTGTCTTGGTAGTGAGTACTCTAGATCAAAATTAGAGGCAGAGTTTGGGAAGCTGGAGAGAATAAAGGAAGGGCGACAGAGTACCCCTAAAAAGGGGTACGGCAGGAAGCCTCTTCATCGTGATCCGGAGCGCGGCAAGCTATACCAGGAATACAAAGCCGGCATCAAAAAGCGTAAGAAAATGTTTGAAGAGCAGAAGGAACAAAGGGAACAGGAGGTGCGCGAACAACGGCTTAAGTGGAAAATAAAAATCACAAAATACCAAATAGATAGCACGTTAAGCTGGAAAGAGAAGCGATATCTGATCAATGTCGCTAAAGCTGAGCAGTTACGCCACGAAGAGCTGCTTAAAAAGAAGTACGCAACCCAGCGCGCCAAGATCAAAAACGAAATTCCATATGGGAATTGGAATGAGTTTCTTCGGCAAAAAGCAGAGGCCGGTAATATGGTGGCGTTAGCCGTTCTTCAGTCATTAAAGGAGAAAGAAAAAGCAGCCCATAAAGAGCGCCCAGTGGTGAAACTTTTGGAAGGGATGACTTACACCGTCGATAACGAAGGAAATATTACCTACAAACTTAAGAATGGCGGTGTGGTGCGCGATTGCCGTAAGAGCATTTATGCGAGCAATGATGTTGAAGCAGTGACGTTTGCTGAAAAATTGAAAGCAAGGCGGTTTGGGCAAACTAAAAAGAAACTGAAAGGGAACTATCGGTAACACTCTACAGAAAGGACACTAGCAATCTAACCTTCTCAAATACAAAACTATTGGCTGGAGAATGTTGGACACTTTATAACTTGTTGGTTTATAAATGTTATAGACTAAAATTGTGGAGTGGAAATGAAAGAATGTCCAGTAACAGTTGATGTAAGATATGATGCAACTAGAACAAGTGAATTATTAGCTAATGCATCTAGTAAAGGCGTTAATAAATTATTTAAAGCTTTTTTTGGAAAAAAATATGCAGATATATCTCGTTATGAGGCCTTGCAAGGAGCTCAGACTGTAAAAGATCAACTTGATATTGCAATGGGAACTGCACGGTTTATTAACGGGGAATTAGTTCCTATTTCTACGTTAAATACTTTGCCCCCTATTATTGCTCAAGAGCAGGAACGGGCAATGGATAATCTTGTTCGGAATATTCAGGTTGCACTACATGAACTTGCTGTTACTGCAGAGGAAGGAATTTCTGATTCAGAAGTCGATCAAGATTTTATTTCGCGTTGGCAGCGTGAAGCACAGGTAATTGGTAATGATAGGTTGCAACTAATATGGGGAAAGTTGCTTGCAGAAGAAGTGAAAACAACAGCAACGGTTTCTTATCGGACATTAGATGTAGTTAAGAACTTAACTCCTAATGAAGCCAAAGTTTTTCAACGAATAATCCCATATGTAGTTTATAGTGATTTCTTCTTATGTGATTTGACTGAAAATAGCTTTCCAGGAGGAATTACGTACGAAGATTTAAAGTTGTTATCTGATTGTGGCTTACTAAATATGACGGAAACAGTTTTTGCTTCAGGTGGAGCGTTTACAGATCTATTTGGTGATATTTCTTACGGTCTCGCTGGGAAAGAACTGCTAATAGCCGAAGGGTGTCAAAATACAATCCGTTATCATGGACTTTTTTTAACTGATGTTGGGAAGTGCTTATGTAATATTTCTGATGAGTCAGGATATTTTGATGACGAGTTGAAAAAAATAGCTTCTGAATGTGCCCCCTTTGTTATTTCGCGTCAGAGACCAAGCCACCTCTCGATATTTAAAAAAGAAAATGAGCAAGAAAAGTTACTTTGTGAGATTGAACGTCCTTTAGATTCGATTTAGCTATCTCATAGGAATGTTATTGTTTTTTACTTCTAGCGCGAGATGTTTTGGCAAAAGCGTGTTTTAAGGAAAGCAATGCTAACCGTAAAGGTGAGTAAGATAGAAAAAAGGTGACGCGATAGTGCCACCTTTTTTGTATTTTGAATATAAGACGATTTAGGGGATTAGATGCTTTATATAGCGTCTTCGTAACGATCTTCATTCCTTGATTGTAAACCGATTACCTTTTGTTCTATACAATCCACAAATTCGACCCATGTTTTGGGACCAAACAAAGTTTTGGCGTGAGGATGCGCTTTTACATCATCATAAGCGTCTTTTACGGTTTTCCATCTGATACGTTCCCAGCCTCTACTGAGACCAGCACCATCTACAAGTTCTTCAATTTTATTTTGAAGTTCTAATGACATTCCTCTAGCTAAGCTTGTTCGAATGAATTGTGGTCCGGTATATGAAAGAATGTTTTTGTTTGGATTATTAATGTTTCTAGGGAGTTTTCTGGGGGCACCTATGAGATGTTCTAGTGAGAAATCAAATAAATCGTCCCATCGTAAGAAATCAAAAAAAGTTTTACAGGAATCGTTGGTCAGCCAAGAGCTAGGGTGGCCAGTATAAGATAAGTATAGCTCACTCTTAGCTCGTGTCATGGCTACATAAAAGCGACAGGCGTCACGGAAGTACTCATCATGTGGAGCCGTAGGATTTGGTAAGACTTCTTGTGAGCAATTAAGAATACACATGAAATCAAATTCATAGCCTTTGGTCTGATCTAAATCTGAGAAAAAGATATTGTCATCGAGAAGACCTGCACTTCCATCAAGAGTTTGAATTCCCGCTTGGTTAGCTAATTTTGATATTTCATACTGACTATAGCCCACTATCGCGATACAGGCTTTTTGCGTTGAGTTTTCTATCAGATGTTGTTTGGCAACACTAAGTGAAAAAGCTATTTCTTCTTCAAGTGACTCAGCCTGTAGAACAGAGGGTAATGGCGTAGAAAAGTTTGCATACTTAGGGTCAAGAAGCTCAATGTCTCCATCTGTGATGATTTCTGAATCAAGATTATGAATAAAGACTTCGTAGGCAGCTTTTAATATCTCTCTGCTATTTCTATAGTTTTTAGTAAATGTGATTGAACGGCCACCAGGGATATTGATCCCTGCTTCTTTAAAAGACTGGTGTTTTGGGAGGATGTGTTGAGCCATGTCTCCGGCAACAAAAAAGTCATTTTTTCCAGGGGCGACCAACCTGTTAAGAAGGCTCAGCTCTAATGTTCCGAAGTCTTGAACTTCATCTACGAGGATTGAACTAAAAAGTGGTTGTATGCGTGATGCGTATTTAGAGAGTTCCGCTGCTAGGCCAACCGGATCGATGACCCCGATTTCAGACATCTTTTCTTCCCAAGCTGCTAGGCCGTCAAGAATCATAGCACGTTGCGTTTCAACAAAGGGGATTGCACGTCCTTTTCGCTTTATTTTGTAGTAATCATTTCTATCAGCAACCGCACTTCGAACCCAATCAAATTCTTGTCTAAGGTATTCCTCCGCATTGATTCCTTGTTTGTTGAGTGTCTTGTGTAAAGGGAGTAGCACGTCAGCAGAATTGTTGTTAAGCTCACATCGATAGAATTCTCGCCAGACTTCATCAACATGCTCATGAGTTTTCCATGTTACCTCGTCGAAGAGCTTTTCATTTTTGGGGTCATACTTTCGTAATTGTTTTTGGCATAATGAAAAGAAAGAGCTGCAATGAATTTTGGCTCGAATTTCCGTGTCAGGGCATGCGTAATTAAGAAGATTGTTAATTAATTGCGCCAAGCTTTTGTTTAAGGTCGCAATCAAGATTGGCAACGATGGATTTTTTTTAGCAAGATAAATTGCCCGCATGACAACAACGCATGTTTTGCCAGAACCACTGACTCCTGATAATTTTGCCGGCCCTTCGTACTCTGCGTGCGCAACTTTTTCTTGAGTTGGATGCATAAACAACATCCAATCTTGATAATTTGAGCTTTTAATGTAGTGTTCTAGCCAAGCAAAGTATTCCGGACTGCCAATTTCTAAGCGTTTTACAGTCCTACCGTCTTGAATTTCTAAAACTTCTTCATCAGAGAGGCTATCTAAACATTTTGCGTCGCCAAAGTGTAAATCTAATCGATTTAATGTCCCCTCAATATTTCCTTCTCGTAGCATTGCAGCTACATCGAATAATAATGCCGCATCTTGTGGATCAGCTAATGTACTTGCTATCTCTAGAATATCTTTATCTTGAGCTTGAGTGGTGAGGCGTGAAAATTCCATGGCCTCGGGTCCACTTAATAACTTAAGAAATTTATTTCGATATGGTTTGTCGAGCCTGTCTATTAAGTTTGAATTTGAAAAATCAGTTTTTGTTTGGATTCTTTTTGTCTTAATAGTGGCATCCTTAGATCTAAGAATTAAATCATATTCGTTGTCTTTGTTTTTTATAAGAGAAAGACCGCTTTTTTTCTTAATCCACCGATCACATTCATCATGAGAACCAGCAAAGGCAAATAGACATACTTTTTTATTCTTAATGGTGATAAGTCTGTAGCCATCAAACAGTTGGTATTTAATACAGTGATCGATTCGTGATTCACCATGATTGGTAGTATTAACTCCATGGAATGGGTTTTCTAGGTAGATTCGTCCCATTATTTCATTTACTTTCGCGGCACTTTTGCTTGCAAATCCCCCTCGCTTCATAAGTCGTTGCAGTTGGGGGTAGAGTTCGACTGTATGCATGTATATGATGCTATTCATAATCATTTTCCTAGATTTTTAAGCAGAGCTAGAGTGAAATACGAGCATGATTTGAAATTTAGTAAAAGATACGTCTTCCTGTAAGGAGTCAATTATTTATCAAGGTTAGAAGATGTTGGCCGTCAAGATGAAGTTTTTTTGTCAAATTTATTATTCAATCCATTACCACCTTCCCCCTTGCCACACATTCCCTAAAACCATACAACCACAGCTCTTGATGAACTTAATTAGATAGCCATGCTATCGTGCTGAATATAGGAGCTTTTGTGGTTAACTTTACTGCTACTGCGAACTTTATCTGGGCTGTTGCTGACTTGCTTCGTGGAGATTTTAAACAATCTCAGTACGGACGTGTGATTCTTCCTTTTACGCTTCTTCGTCGTCTTGAATGTGTGCTGGAACCTACGAAGGATGCAGTGCTGCAAATAGCAGGGCAGGGCGAAAGCTTTGGTGATGCACTTCCGGCGTTGCTTTCTAACGCAGCGGAGCAGCCTTTTTATAATACGTCACCAATGACTCTTGGTAACCTTGGTGAAACGCAGATTCTTGAAAACCTCGAAGCCTATGTTCAATCCTTTAGTCCAGAGGCGCGTGAGATTTTCGATCACTTCCATTTTTCAGAATATCTGGAGATGCTCGATAAAGCGAACCTGCTCTATTTGGTAGTAAAGAAGTTTGCGTCAATGGATCTTTCTCCGGCAAAGATCAGCAACTATGAAATGGGTCTGGCTTTTGAAGAGCTGATCCGAAAGTTTGCTGAATCTTCCAACGAGACAGCAGGGGAACACTTTACCCCCCGTGACATCGTCCATCTTGCGACCAGCCTTGTGTTTATGGACGACGATGAATCTTTAACGCAGGCCGGTGCAATTCGTACCCTTTATGACCCGACAGCAGGAACCGGCGGTTTTCTTTCTGAAGGTACAGCGCTTATGTCAGAAATGAACCAGAACGCTGTTATCCGTGTGCATGGTCAGGAATTAAACCCAGAGTCATACGCAATCTGCAAAGGTGATATGCTCATTAAGAATCAGGAAGTGGCCAACATTAAGCTTGGTAACACCCTTTCTGACGACCAGCTCCAGTACGAAAAGTTTGACTACATGCTTTCCAACCCGCCGTTTGGTGTGGACTGGAAAAAGGTACAAAAAGTCATTCAAAGTGAACACAAAGTGAAAGGGTACGGCGGTCGTTTCGGTGCTGGACTCCCTCG includes:
- a CDS encoding 3'-5' exonuclease, with protein sequence MNSIIYMHTVELYPQLQRLMKRGGFASKSAAKVNEIMGRIYLENPFHGVNTTNHGESRIDHCIKYQLFDGYRLITIKNKKVCLFAFAGSHDECDRWIKKKSGLSLIKNKDNEYDLILRSKDATIKTKRIQTKTDFSNSNLIDRLDKPYRNKFLKLLSGPEAMEFSRLTTQAQDKDILEIASTLADPQDAALLFDVAAMLREGNIEGTLNRLDLHFGDAKCLDSLSDEEVLEIQDGRTVKRLEIGSPEYFAWLEHYIKSSNYQDWMLFMHPTQEKVAHAEYEGPAKLSGVSGSGKTCVVVMRAIYLAKKNPSLPILIATLNKSLAQLINNLLNYACPDTEIRAKIHCSSFFSLCQKQLRKYDPKNEKLFDEVTWKTHEHVDEVWREFYRCELNNNSADVLLPLHKTLNKQGINAEEYLRQEFDWVRSAVADRNDYYKIKRKGRAIPFVETQRAMILDGLAAWEEKMSEIGVIDPVGLAAELSKYASRIQPLFSSILVDEVQDFGTLELSLLNRLVAPGKNDFFVAGDMAQHILPKHQSFKEAGINIPGGRSITFTKNYRNSREILKAAYEVFIHNLDSEIITDGDIELLDPKYANFSTPLPSVLQAESLEEEIAFSLSVAKQHLIENSTQKACIAIVGYSQYEISKLANQAGIQTLDGSAGLLDDNIFFSDLDQTKGYEFDFMCILNCSQEVLPNPTAPHDEYFRDACRFYVAMTRAKSELYLSYTGHPSSWLTNDSCKTFFDFLRWDDLFDFSLEHLIGAPRKLPRNINNPNKNILSYTGPQFIRTSLARGMSLELQNKIEELVDGAGLSRGWERIRWKTVKDAYDDVKAHPHAKTLFGPKTWVEFVDCIEQKVIGLQSRNEDRYEDAI